A region of the Vicinamibacteria bacterium genome:
AGGTTCGGGAATCCATGCAGCCTCCTTTTGCAGTTCCGTTGTTCTCGGAGGCTAGCAAGCCCGCCGCTGGCAACGAATACCGTAGAGACCTTAATTACGTCTAACCGGCCATACCTGGACGTCATGAATACAGCGAGAACGTGAGCTCAGGCATCGCCTCCATGCGATTCTCCATGATGCACCCGATTCCTGAGAGAGGTATCTCTCGTCGAGAATGATGGCCATGCTTGTTCTGAGTCAGTTGCGACGATCCCTTTCACAGTAAGTCAGCGGGAGGCCACTCGTGGCATATCAGACGATTCGAGACATCGTCGAGCACGTGCGTTCGGTGCACCGTCGTCTGTGCGACGCGGTCCGCGAGGCTCGAAGCGAGGCGGACGACGAGCGCACGGCGTTGCTTCTCGCCGTGATCGACGAGCACGAGTCCACACTCGAGCGTGCCGTGGAGTCGGCGCAACAGACTGGCGGCTCGGTTCTCGATACCTGGCTCCAGTTCGATCCCAACGCCGAGGTGGAGCGTGCGATGAGACACCGTGCATCCGATTCACCCTCGTCTCGTGATGCGATCGTGGCCCACGTTCTCGAGACGGAGAACTCCCTCATGCGACTGTACGAGCTTCTTCGGGGCTCGACCAGCTCGCCCAGCGTCCAGTCGTTTTTCTTGAGTCTGCTGGAAATCGAGGACTCGGCGGTGAGGCAGTCGGCTCGAGTCGTGTTGGAAGCCGGCGATATCTGACTCCCGGCTACAGCCAAACCGGTAGCGTCCCCTAGGGTCTGGAGCCCCTCTTACCTGCCGGAAACGCCGAATGCCGTCGTGGAGCGCCTTCGCGTTAAGTTCCGTTGTCGCAATGGAAAGGAAAGTCAGGAGGAACGACCGAGATGCCCCGAGAGAGCTGGACCGACAAGGAAGAACGGCAATATCAGCACATCAAGGAGAGCGTAATCGAGCGTGGTCGCAGTGAGGATCGCGCCGCCGAGGTTGCGGCACGCACGGTCAACAAGGAGAGACGTCGGGCGGGAAAGACTCGAAACAAGACGACCACCGGAACCGGCAACCCGAACACCGCGCTCGAAGAACGGGGGGTGCGAGAGCTGCGGAATCGTGCCAAGGAGCTCAACATCGAGGGCAGGAGTCGTATGACGAAGGCTGAGCTCGTCGACGCCATCCGTCGGAGAAACTGAAGAGCTTCGGGCATGGGGGCCTCCTCGTCTCTCGATGCAGCTCCACTGGCCCAGGCGATGGCGCTCGTCCTGACGTGTTGTGATGGACCCCAATCGACTCTCGATACCGCCGGTGTGTCCGCCGAGCGCATCGCGGAATTGTTCTGGTGGATGGCGGGAGGGGCGGTGGTCATCTGGCTCGCCGTCGTGGTGCTCGCCGTCTATGCCATCCATCTCCGTCCCGAAAAGCACTCGCAAAGAGCGGCGAACCGGCTCATCATCGGCGGAGGCGTCGCCTTGCCGACGGTCGTCCTCGCGGTCCTCCTCGTGTACGCGCTATCTCTGATGCCCGGACTCGAGACGGGCCCGGAGTCGACGCGGTTCGAGATCGAGGTGAGTGGCGAGCAATGGTGGTGGCGGGTTCGCTATCGCCTGCCGGACGGTGAGAGCTTCGAGCTTGCCAACGAGATTCGCCTGCCGGTAGGAGAGCGCGTCGAGATCGTGCTGAGTAGCCCGGACGTGATCCATTCGTTCTGGGTGCCGTCGATCGCGGGTAAGCGCGATATGATTCCCGGCCGCACCACCAGGCTCGTGCTCGAGCCGACCCGGACGGGGACCTTCCGCGGCGCTTGCGCGGAATACTGCGGCGAGTCGCACGCGTGGATGGCATTTTTCGTCGTCGTCATGGAGGAGGACGGATTCGAGGCCTGGCTCGAGCACCAGCGCTCACCGGGCGCGTCCCGGGATGATCCCATCGTGACCCGGGGACGCGAGCTCTTCCTCGAGAGCGGCTGCGGTGCCTGTCATACCGTCCGCGGTACCCGAGCGGACGGTGTCGTGGGGCCGGACCTCACCCACGTGGGAAGCCGCGTGAGTCTCGCGGCGGCCACGCTAGAAAACGACGTTTCCGCTTTCGAGCACTGGATCGCGTTCTCGAAAGACGTGAAACCCGGGGCCCAAATGCCACGATTCCGGATGCTCCCGGCGGAGGAGCTCGCCGCGCTCGCCGCTTATATGGAGAGCCTCCAGTGAGCGCGAAGGAGATCGGGGAGAAGCTCGGCCGCGGTGACCCCGCGCCCGAGGCGCCGAGCCCGGAGCGGCAGCGCGCGCAGGCAGAACGTCTCCTGACGGCGTGGAAGACACCGACGGGTCTCAGGTATTGGTCCGCCGTCAACAATTCCGAAGTCGGTCTGTGGTACACCGCCGCCTCCCTCGTCTTCCTCGTGTTCGCCGGTTGCCTCGGGCTCCTGATGCGTACCCAGCTCGCGGTTCCCGAGAACACCTTTTTGCCCGCCGATCTCTACAACCAGATCTTCACGCTCCA
Encoded here:
- a CDS encoding Rho termination factor N-terminal domain-containing protein is translated as MPRESWTDKEERQYQHIKESVIERGRSEDRAAEVAARTVNKERRRAGKTRNKTTTGTGNPNTALEERGVRELRNRAKELNIEGRSRMTKAELVDAIRRRN
- the coxB gene encoding cytochrome c oxidase subunit II, which encodes MGASSSLDAAPLAQAMALVLTCCDGPQSTLDTAGVSAERIAELFWWMAGGAVVIWLAVVVLAVYAIHLRPEKHSQRAANRLIIGGGVALPTVVLAVLLVYALSLMPGLETGPESTRFEIEVSGEQWWWRVRYRLPDGESFELANEIRLPVGERVEIVLSSPDVIHSFWVPSIAGKRDMIPGRTTRLVLEPTRTGTFRGACAEYCGESHAWMAFFVVVMEEDGFEAWLEHQRSPGASRDDPIVTRGRELFLESGCGACHTVRGTRADGVVGPDLTHVGSRVSLAAATLENDVSAFEHWIAFSKDVKPGAQMPRFRMLPAEELAALAAYMESLQ
- a CDS encoding cytochrome ubiquinol oxidase subunit I codes for the protein MSAKEIGEKLGRGDPAPEAPSPERQRAQAERLLTAWKTPTGLRYWSAVNNSEVGLWYTAASLVFLVFAGCLGLLMRTQLAVPENTFLPADLYNQIFTL